A genomic region of Caloenas nicobarica isolate bCalNic1 chromosome 9, bCalNic1.hap1, whole genome shotgun sequence contains the following coding sequences:
- the CARMIL2 gene encoding capping protein, Arp2/3 and myosin-I linker protein 2: MATSPGGIPAELQESISAFLGTKKVLLVMSIQLQVKSKYYDYILVLTPWRAYVLPVMLPVRVHSSFSFLEVREMTVREPSLAFPILWTLQVVIETDAVSYAFRFMSFDDLEQVVIHVTMSLKKVFPDSSPGMLLKNSPPNLYERIRQITDSLEEMLQSSPGPCGGFSETYAALCDYNGFAFREEIQWDVDNIYHSQDCREFNLLDFSHLESRDVALSVAALSFNLWFTKLSCKDFRLNQEISEQLLYMLSKSVMLEELVLENSGLKADFAQRMAQALSNHPDSVLHTINLAGNQLEDRGIVAFSRHVEKCPKGLQSLSLARTMLTAKGMSTLCKALADNKATGSSLRHLDLSGNPGTLAGDDIVNLQSLLHQCRALSHLNLAGTDCPLDALFGALIHGCHTSLVHLDLSKNMYSHKRVKTISPDIKEFFSQARALRHVSLSGTKLPTDAVRALLQGLVDNSHISDLCLDLSSCELRSAGAQVIQDLIPDASSISDLDLSDNGFDPDMVTLVLSIGRSKSIRHVSLGKNFNIKSKEGLLDVLHRIVQLTQEDDCPLQSLSVAESRLKLGTNVLLSALGSNTSLITLDISGNAMGDTGAKMLAKALQINTKLRTVVWDRNNTTAHGLLEVAQALERNYTLKSMPLPVSDVVQAYRSHPEKTEEAVHKLQSCLARNQLRRTLPTQTFRLQQGILTTSSEQMVNEICLSVQKHVDILSACPGREAEADILCAEEAIRNANFSVSILPLLYEAGNTPYQNGKLQHKLECLTEEASQICGREIQAIMQAALDTAHSLCPAVVQKSGVRDQLINAMSERIYLQDHLNLSTVLDQMVTDVFSKLNEIKLSVTAAVADCIMDNVLGDLTIAQCKLAESLPRQELDLPVLLPELAEDDTVVLMRGRNPPDLAAEEYKMALRRKNKHFRSIRPTPTMRSVSELEPAAGRDASGLRAHRAPPSLSPAAPPARPASTKDAEPASGSLPATQPVTTATGSLMDLPTAGQKLEHCTKARPRPNRRHKQPPSKPNVQPVACKNSEDRSITRVDEGLEDFFAKRLITEELLPTAPETCPGSAPLAPAGSRTLKKKIGNFFAFKKPKSSRGSRCEKEPEGGPAVPRSRRSMLSDILRAPSKAGEAGKPLSKSEEGGLAAEPRAEPEHCQTPDSARRIRPKYSREGKSQSLILLSGEDEDALGIRHDKKRHLEKSEGELPSSFEHRMQVMLHRIGVTKGPATEGKKQQSKDSEIKKAGSDGDIVDSSADSPPTLKARTHSVSTEPSPGAVTTRHPQLCPAFPADAPFRSPASAMEPSTGPAEPWPAWKALGQQLPAEPQATSSDQPQRSFILAEPGGLMEPGVREGWSSSLPRPGRSVPVALPRRVSHGGEVGAGSPLPTLPAPPDTEDNRLTPRLAAPRGTGRRAVSVHEEQLREPECPAELGTSTVPMRLRRSPVFRRRTKHDSLPEPEEEPAPSSDAAGATPQNWPHTGLEELQAGAGTDSKQPQAPAQTVVNTQDSAAVDQRCLVPGQGEPAQGQ, from the exons ATGGCCACATCCCCCGGAGGGATCCCCGCCGAGCTACAAG AGAGCATCAGTGCCTTCCTGGGGACAAAGAAGGTCCTCCTGGTGATGAGCATCCAGCTGCAGGTGAAATCCAAGTACTACGACTACATCTTG GTCCTGACGCCCTGGCGAGCCTATGTGCTGCCAGTGATGCTGCCGGTGAGG GTTCACAGCAGCTTCAGCTTCCTGGAAGTGAGGGAGATGACGGTGCGAGAGCCCAGCTTG GCATTTCCCATCCTTTGGACCCTGCAGGTTGTCATAGAAACGGATGCAGTGTCTTATGCCTTCCGGTTCATGTCCTTTGATGATTTGGAGCAAGTTGTCATCCACGTCACCATGTCACTTAAGAAGGTCTTCCCAGACTCGTCCCCTGG GATGCTGCTCAAGAACTCTCCCCCCAACCTGTACGAGAGGATCCGGCAGATCACGGACTCGCTGGAGGAAATGCTGCAGAGTAGCCCTGGGCCCTGCG GGGGGTTTTCAGAGACCTACGCTGCTCTGTGTGATTACAATGGCTTTGCCTTCCGCGAGGAGATCCAGTGG GATGTGGACAACATCTACCACAGCCAGGACTGCCGGGAGTTCAACCTGCTGGACTTCAGCCACCTGGAGAGCCG AGACGTGGCGCTGAGTGTCGCTGCCTTGTCCTTCAACCTGTGGTTCACCAAGCTCTCCTGCAAGGACTTCAGGCTG AACCAGGAGATTTCAGAGCAACTGCTCTACATGCTCAGCAAATCGGtgatgctggaggagctggtgctggaAAACAGCGGGTTAAAAGC TGACTTTGCACAGAGGATGGCCCAGGCACTCAGCAACCATCCTGACTCTGTCCTGCACACCATCAACCTTGCTGGCAATCAGCTGGAAGACAGAG GGATTGTTGCCTTTAGCCGGCATGTGGAGAAGTGTCCCAAGGGTCTGCAGAGCCTCAGCCTGGCCAGGACCATGCTCACGGCCAAAG GAATGAGCACGTTGTGCAAGGCCCTTGCAGATAACAAAGCCACTGGATCTTCCCTCCGGCACTTGGACCTCTCTGGGAACCCTGGCACCCTGGCTGGAGACGACATCGTT AACCTGCAGAGCCTCCTCCACCAGTGCCGTGCACTCTCCCACCTCAACCTGGCCGGCACAGACTGCCCTTTGGATGCT CTCTTTGGAGCCTTGATCCATGGATGCCACACCAGCCTCGTCCATCTGGATCTCTCCAAAAACATGTACTCCCACAA GAGGGTGAAAACCATCTCCCCAGACATCAAGGAGTTTTTCAGCCAGGCCCGTGCCCTCAGGCATGTGTCTCTGTCAGGCACCAAGCTGCCCACGGATGCTGTAAG GGCGTTGCTGCAAGGGCTGGTGGACAACAGTCACATCAGTGACCTGTGCCTGGATCTCAGCAGCTGCGAG CTGAGATCAGCGGGGGCCCAAGTCATCCAAGATCTCATCCCTGATGCCAGCTCCATCAGTGACCTGGACTTGTCTGACAATG GCTTTGACCCCGACATGGTGACACTGGTGCTCTCCATTGGCAGAAGCAAGTCCATTAGGCACGTCTCCCTGGGAAAAAACTTCAACATTAAATCCAA GGAGGGGCTGTTGGATGTCCTGCACCGCATCGTCCAGCTCACCCAGGAGGACGACTGT cCTCTCCAGTCCCTGTCCGTGGCTGAATCGCGCCTCAAACTGGGAACCAACGTCCTGCTGAGCGCCCTGGGCAGTAACACCAGCCTCATCACTCTGGACATCAGCGGCAACGccatgggggacacgggagcCAAGATGCTAGCCAAGGCCCTGCAGATCAACACGAAGCTCAG GACTGTGGTTTGGGACAGGAACAACACAACTGCCCATGGGCTCCTGGAGGTGGCTCAAGCTTTGGAGAG GAATTACACCCTCAAGTCGATGCCCTTGCCCGTGAGTGATGTGGTGCAGGCGTACCGCAGCCACCCTGAGAAGACGGAGGAGGCCGTGCACAag CTCCAGTCCTGCCTGGCGAGGAACCAGCTCCGGCGCACGctgcccacccagacctttCGCCTGCAGCAAGGCATCCTCACCACCTCTTctgagcag ATGGTGAATGAGATCTGCCTGAGCGTGCAGAAGCACGTCGACATCCTCAGCGCCTGCCCGGGCAGGGAGGCGGAGGCGGACATCCTCTGCGCGGAGGAGGCCATCAGGAACGCCAACTTCTCCGTCAGT ATCCTTCCCCTCTTGTATGAAGCAGGAAACACCCCATACCAGAATGGCAAGCTGCAGCACAAGCTGGAGTGTCTCACCGAGGAAGCATCGCAGATCTGCGGCCGGGAGATCCAG GCAATCATGCAGGCAGCACTGGACACGGCACACAGCCTGTGCCCAGCCGTGGTGCAGAAGAGCGGAGTCAGGGACCAGCTGATCAATGCCATGTCAGAGCGGATCTACCTCCAGGACCACCTCAACCTCAGCACTGTCCTGGACCAGATGGTCACCGATGTCTTCAGCAAGCTGAA TGAAATCAAGCTGTCTGTCACTGCCGCTGTGGCTGACTGCATCATGGATAACGTGCTGGGAGACCTGACCATCGCCCAGTGCAAACTG GCAGAGAGCCTCCCCAGGCAAGAGCTCGACCTCCCGGTGCTGCTGCCGGAGCTGGCTGAGGATGATACCGTCGTGCTGATGAGGGGCAGGAATCCTCCAGACCTTGCAGCGGAGGAG TACAAGATGGCCCTGCGGAGGAAGAACAAGCATTTCAGGAGCATTCGGCCCACGCCAACCATGAGAA GTGTCTCGGAGCTGGAGCCGGCGGCGGGCAGGGACGCCAGCGGGCTCCGAGCTCACCGGGCGCCGCCGTCACTcagccccgccgcgccgccggcaCGCCCTGCCTCCACAAAGGATGCTGAGCCTGCGAGCGGCTCGCTCCCCGCCACGCAGCCTGTCACCACCGCCACCGGATCCCTTATGGACCTGCCGACCGCCGGCCAGAAGCTGGAGCATTGCACCAAAGCCAGGCCCCGGCCCAACCGCCGGCACAAGCAGCCGCCCAGCAAGCCCAAT GTGCAGCCCGTGGCCTGCAAGAACAGCGAGGACAGGAGCATTACCCGTGTGGAcgaggggctggaggacttCTTTGCCAAGAGGCTCAtcacagaggagctgct ccccactgctccAGAGACCTGCCCGGGATCTGCCCCTCTGGCCCCCGCTGGCTCTCGCACCCTCAAGAAGAAAATCGGAAATTTTTTTGCCTTCAAGAAACCCAAATCCAGCCGGGGCTCACGGTGCGAGAAGGAGCCTGAGGGTGGCCCTGCCGTCCCAAGGAGCAGGCGCTCGATGCTCAGTGACATTTTACGGGCCCCCAGCAAGGCGGGCGAGGCGGGCAAGCCGCTGAGTAAATCGGAGGAGGGGGGGCTTGCTGCCGAGCCCCGGGCAGAGCCTGAGCACTGCCAGACCCCTGACTCTGCCCGCAGGATCCGGCCCAAGTACTCCCGGGAGGGCAAATCCCAGTCACTCATATTGCTGTctggggaggatgaggatgcGCTGGGGATCAGACATGACAAG AAGAGGCACCTGGAGAAGAGCGAGGGCGAGCTGCCCAGCTCCTTCGAGCACCGCATGCAGGTCATGCTCCATCGCATCGGTGTCACCAAGGGCCCGGCCACAGAGGGCAAGAAGCAGCAG AGCAAAGACAGCGAGATCAAGAAAGCCGGCTCAGACG GGGACATTGTGGACAGCTCTGCAGACTCCCCTCCCACTCTGAAGGCTCGCACGCACTCTGTGTCCACAG AGCCATCCCCTGGGGCTGTCACCACCAGGCAcccgcagctctgccctgccttCCCTGCAGATGCACCCTTCCGCAGCCCAGCCAGCGCCATGGAGCCCAGCACCGGCCCGGCCGAGCCCTGGCCAGCCTGGAAAgccctgggacagcagctgccgGCCGAGCCACAGGCCACCAGCTCTGACCAGCCCCAACGCTCCTTCATCCTTGCTGAGCCTGGTGGGCTGATGGAGCCTGGGGTCCgggagggctggagcagcagcctgcCGAGGCCGGGGAGGAGTGTGCCAGTGGCTCTGCCACGGAGGGTCAGCCACggtggggaggtgggtgctggcagccccctgcccaccctgcccgCACCGCCTGACACCGAAG acAACCGGTTGACACCACGGCTGGCGGCACCGCGGGGAACCGGCCGCCGAGCTGTGTCCGTccatgaggagcagctcagggaGCCCGAGTGCCCGGCAGAACTGGGAA CCAGCACTGTCCCCATGCGCCTGCGGCGGTCGCCTGTGTTCAGGCGAAGAACCAAGCATGACTCCCTCCCAGAGCCAGAGGAAGAGCCCGCACCCTCGTCGGATGCTGCAG GTGCCACGCCACAGAACTGGCCCCACACTGGGCTCGaagagctgcaggctggagcAGGCACCGACAGCAAGCAGCCACAAGCCCCAGCACAAACTGTTGTGAATACACAAGACTCAGCAGCCGTAGACCAAAGATGCCTGGTGCCCGGCCAGGGGGAGCCAGCCCAGGGACAGTGA